From Caldisericia bacterium:
GAAAATGTAATGGGTCCTTTTATTTTATTGGATATTAAAGAAGAACTTAATAAGTTACTTGGTTGTAAGGTTGATTTAATCAGGATGAGAAAAAATTTGAACAAAATTTTGAAAATGAGGATTAAGAAAGAAGCGATTTATGTATGACAAAGAGCTTGTTTTAGATATATTAAGACAAATAGA
This genomic window contains:
- a CDS encoding nucleotidyltransferase family protein, with translation MNRERILNELRRYKPILEKKYGITKLGVFGSVARGDVRDSSDVDVVIEVENVMGPFILLDIKEELNKLLGCKVDLIRMRKNLNKILKMRIKKEAIYV